The sequence TGAATGGTGCGGTAAATTATGGGAACTAATGGATGCAGTAGATGAGTACATTCCAACTCCTGAGCGTGACACTGATAAACCATTCCTAATGCCAATCGAGGACGTATTCACTATTACCGGTCGTGGTACAGTTGTTACTGGCCGTGTAGAGCGTGGAGTAATCAAAGTTGGAGATGAAGTACAAATCGTAGGATTTAATGATGAGCCAAAGAAAACAGTATGTACAGGAGTAGAGATGTTCAGAAAGATGTTAGATCAAGCTCAAGCTGGTGACAACATCGGTGCCCTACTAAGGGGTGTTGATCGCAGTGAAGTAGAGCGTGGTCAAGTATTATGTAAGCCTGGATCAATTAAACCACACAAAAAATTTACTGCTGAGGTTTACGTATTAACTAAAGAAGAAGGTGGTCGTCACAGTCCATTCTTCAATGGTTACCGTCCACAATTCTATTTCCGTACAACTGACGTAACTGGTGTAATCATATTACCAGAAGGAACTGAAATGGTAATGCCAGGAGATAACATTAAAATTACCGTTGAGTTAATTACTCCAATTGCTATTGAGCAAGGGCTAAGGTTCGCTATCCGTGAAGGTGGTAGAACTGTAGGCGCTGGAGTTGTTGTAGACATCATTGAATAGATCTTATCCCATGTATTGATGATGTGTTCATCTATCGATACATGGGTTTTTCAAACTTTTTTAAAAAACCGAATAATAATTGGTAAAAAGAAAATAATACTTAAAGATAAACAATAGTAGTTTTAACCTAGTATTGACATTGGGTTTAAACTATGATAAATTTTATTAGGTACGGTGAAAGTGTATTTTCCTGTATATTAAAAATAATACTGGATTTATTTAGTTTGAACCATATAGTTCAGCTTATCTATCATGATACTTTAGGAGGTGCAAATAGATGAGGGTTATAATTACCATGGCTTGTACAGAATGCAAACAAAGAAACTATACTACAACAAAAAATAAAAAAACTCATCCAGATCGTATAGAACTAAAGAAATATTGCCGTTTCTGTAAAACACACACTACACATAAAGAGACAAAGTAATATAAGCAGCCCATTTTTAAAAGGATTTCAGCAAAATCAGCTTAATTAAATAAAGCTGGATTTTGTTTATTCAAGAAAGATAAGGAAGTGAAAAAATGGGGTTTTTTGCAAAAGTACAAAAGTTTTTTAAAGAAGTAAAAAATGAATTAAAAAAGGTTCAATGGCCTAATAAAAAAGAGCTTACATCATATACAATTTTAGTTATAGGAATTATCGTGATAGCTTCTCTATTGATTTTTGTTATAGACAATGGATTTACTGGCATATTGAATCTCATATTTTAATGTTAAAGGGGGGAGGGGCTTAGGACTAGCCCCGAACTGATGGAAAAACATTGGTATGTTGTGCATACTTATTCAGGTTATGAAAATAAAGTGAAAGCAAACCTTCAAAAAAGAGTTGAATCCATGGAAATGCAAGATAAAATATTTAATGTTTTAGTTCCCATGGAAGAAGAAACTGAAACAAAAGGTGGAAAAAGGAAAACTACTTTAAAAAAAGTTTTCCCTGGCTATGTTTTAGTTCAAATGATTATGAGTGATGATTCTTGGTATGTTGTTAGAAATACTCCAGGGGTAACTGGTTTTGTGGGTTCAGGTACTAAACCGATACCCTTAGCTGAGTCTGAAGTAAGGCACATATTAAAGAGAATGGGCATAGAAGAGCCTAAAGTTAAGGTTGAATTTAATGTTGGGCAACAAGTCAAAGTTGTTTCAGGACCCTTTGAAGGTTTTATAGGAACAATAGAAGAAATTAACATGGACAAACAACGGGTAAAAGTGCTAGTATCAATATTTGGAAGGGAAACCCCAGTAGATTTAGAGTTTGCCCAAGTGGAAAAGGTATAAACTTTGGTTGGAAACAACCAAGATTATATATTTACTTATTTTGGTGTTTTTAAACACCGTTAAGTGGGAGGGTTTTACCCGCAAAAACCACATTAAATATTAAGGAGGTGGAACATATGGCGAAAAAGGTAGTTAAGTTAATAAAACTTCAAATAGCTGCTGGAAAAGCTACACCTGCACCACCTGTAGGTCCAGCTTTAGGTCAAGCAGGTCTAAATATAATGGCGTTCTGCAAAGAGTTTAACGAAAAAACTGCTAATCAAGCAGGTATGATTATCCCTGTAGAAATTACAGTTTATGAAGATCGCTCTTTTACCTTTGTAACCAAGACCCCACCGGCTGCTGTATTACTTAAAAAAGCGGCTGGAATTGAAAGGGCTTCTGGTCAACCTAATAAGGTAAAAGTAGCTACAGTTAAAAGGGATAAAGTTAGAGAAATAGCAGAACTAAAGATGGTAGACTTGAATGCTGCCAGTGTAGAAGCTGCTATGAGAATGATTGAAGGAACAGCCCGCAGTATGGGTATTGTAATCCAAGACTAATAATTTATAAAAAAGACCCAATAAAAGTGGGAGGTTAATTCCGCTAATACCACAAGGAGGAATAGAAATGGCTAAAAAAGGTAAAAGATTGCTTGAAGCAAGCAAAATTTATGATAAAGAAACCTTATATTCAACTACTGAAGCTTTAGATTTAGTGATAAAAATGGCATCAGCTAAGTTTGATGAAACTGTTGAAGCAGCAGTTAGATTAGGAGTAAATCCTAAACATGCTGATCAACAAATTAGGGGTGCAGTAGTTTTACCCCATGGTACTGGTAAATCTGTTAAAGTATTGGTATTTGCTAAAGGTGAAAAGGCTAAAGAAGCTGAAGAAGCAGGAGCAGAATTTGTTGGAGCAGAAGATTTAGTAAATAAAATCCAACAAGGTTGGTTAGATTTTGATGTAGCTGTAGCTACTCCTGATATGATGGGGCTTGTTGGTAAACTTGGTAGGATTTTAGGACCAAAGGGATTAATGCCAAACCCTAAAACTGGTACAGTAACTATGGATGTTGCTAAAGCAGTTAAAGATATTAAAGCTGGTAAAATTGAGTACAGGGTAGATAAAGTTGGTATCATCCATGCTCCTATTGGAAAAGTTTCCTTTGGAGTAGAAAAGTTAAGGGATAATTTTAATGCATTATTAGATGCATTAATAAAAGCAAAACCAGCCAGTGCTAAAGGTCAATATCTAAAATCTATTGCCCTTTCATCAACAATGGGACCAGGAGTAAAAGTAAATACTCAAAAAGCAGCTATGTTTGACAAAGAATAAGCTGGAAAAAAATAATTACTGAATTTACTTGACAGTAGATTTTTAATTATATATAATATGCATTGTCTTAAAAATAAAATATAGTTCAACTTAAGACAGTAGGTGCCCTTGGCTTAATATCCTACCGAGGTTGGAAAGCTTATAAGTAGTTTAGATATTTACGCTATTTATGTGCCCTTTCCGTCTCGGAAAGGGCACTTTTGGTAACTCATAGGAAATTAACTACTAATTTCAGGATGTGTTTTAACACCAACTAAAAAGGAGGTGGCAAAATGGGGGCACGGGAAGAAAAAGCTCTCGTTGTTGCAGAACTTAAAGAAAAATTTAGTTCCGCGCAAGCTGCTGTAATCACAGATTATAGAGGTCTTGATGTGGCTAGGGTAACAAAACTTCGAGCGAAGTTAAGGGAAGCAGGTGTTGAGTATAAAGTAATTAAAAATACTTTAGCTAAATTAGCTATTCAAGACACTGAGCTCTCTGAGTTACAAGAACATTTACAAGGACCTACAGCTGTTGCATTCAGCTATAATGATCCTGTAGCAGCAGCAAAAATTATCAGTGAATTTGCCAAAGACAACAAAGAATTAGAAATCAAAGCAGGTGTTTTAGAAGGTAAAGTTATTGATTTAGCAGGGGTAAAAGCTCTTGCAGATCTACCTTCAAGAGAAGTTCTTATCGCTCAAGTCCTTGCAGGGCTACAAGCTCCAATTGCTGGCTTCGTAAACGTAATGCAAGGCAATGTAAGAAATTTAGTTTATGTTCTTGAAGCCATTAGAAAACAAAAAGAAGCTTAAAAATTAAATTACTTAAAAATTTTCGGAGGTGCAATTTAAAATGTCAAAAGTTCAAGAAATTTTAGAGAGTATTAAAGGTTTAACTGTATTAGAATTAGCTGAGTTAGTTAAAGCTTGTGAAGAAGAATTTGGTGTATCTGCCGCTGCTCCTGTAGCTGTAGCTGCTGCTCCAGTTGCTGGTGCTGCTCCAGCTGCTGCTGAAGAAAAAACTGAATTTGATGTAATCTTAACTTCAGGTGGAGACAAAAAAGTTCAAGTAATCAAAGTAGTTCGTGAGTTAACTGGTCTTGGTTTAAAAGAAGCTAAAGATCTAGTTGATGGAGCTCCAAAACCACTTAAAGAAAAAGTTTCAAAAGAAGAAGCTGAAAAAATCAAAGCTCAAATCGTTGAAGCTGGCGGTACAGTAGAAATCAAGTAATTACTGCCAATAGATTAGAATAATAAAACCAATAAAAAAGCGCCCTTGGGCGCTTTTTTATATAGCTAGTCCCTTGACAGAGCTTTTTAAATATGATAGTATTGTATATTGCTAACAAGTGTCGGTTTCCCAAAACCCTTAGAAATAGGGAATAAAACCTTGGTATTATGGGAATATTACACTAGATGAATGGATTTTTTTCTTTATGTTTAGAAATTTTTTAAGGGGTGAATGGCAGATGTTAAAACCCGTCAAGGTAGGGAGAAGGATTAGACAGTCTTTCTCAAGAATTAATGAGGTCATTGATTTACCAGACTTAATAGAGGTACAGAAAAGTTCTTACAATTGGTTTTTAGAAGTAGGACTTAATGAAATGCTCCAAGATATTTCACCAATAAAAGATTTTACAGGTAATCTAATTCTTGAATTTATTGGCTATCAACTAGGGAAACCCAAATATTCTGTGGAAGAGTGTAAAGAAAGGGATGCTACATACGCTGCGCCATTAAAGGTTCAAGTAAGGTTAATTAACCAAGAAACTGGAGAAGTAAAAGAGCAGGAAGTATTTATGGGTGATTTCCCATTAATGACTGCTAATGGAACTTTTATTGTTAATGGTGCTGAAAGGGTAATAGTTAGCCAACTAGTTAGATCCCCTGGGGTTTACTATAATACCCAAAAAGACCCCTCAGGTAAAGATTTATACTTTGGAACTATTATCCCTAATAGGGGTGCGTGGTTAGAATTTGAGACGGATAGTAATGATATTATTTATGTAAGGGTTGATCGTACTAGGAAAGTTCCAGTGACCGTTCTTTTAAGGGCTTTAGGTTATAGTAGTGACCACGAAATTCTAGATTTATTCGATAATGATCTTAGGATTAAAAATACCTTGGAAAAAGATCATACTGATTCTTTTGAAACTGGGGTATTAGAAATATATAAAAGGTTAAGGCCAGGGGAGCCTGCAAACCTAGAAAATGCTAGGACATTGTTAGAGTCCCTATTTTTTGATGCCCGTCGTTATGACTTGGCTCCAGTAGGTAGATATAAAGTAAACAAAAAACTACAAGTCAAATGGAGATTATTAAATAAAAAGCTAGCTGAAACAATTGTTACTGAAGATGGAGAAATCTTAGCAGAAGCTGGTCAGTTTTTAGATGAGGAAACTTTAGATAACATCTTAAAAACTGAAGGGATTCCTGTTAAATATAAAATTTTTAATAGTGAAGGAAAGCCTGTATTAGTTATTGGTAATGGCAATCAACCGAAGAGGCTTTTACATATCACTAGAGAAGATATAGTGGCTTCTATTGGTTATCTTTTAAATTTAATGGATGGTATTGGCAATGTTGATGATATAGACCATCTAGGAAATAGAAGGTTAAGATGTGTAGGTGAGCTTCTACAAAATCAATTCCGTATTGGTCTTTCTAGAATGGAAAGGGTAGTTAGGGAGAGAATGACTATCCAAGACATTGATTCCATAACACCTAGTGTTTTAATAAATATTAGACCTGTTGTTGCTGCCATTAAAGAATTCTTTGGTAGTAGCCAGTTGTCACAATTTATGGATCAACATAATCCATTGGCTGAGTTAACCCATAAAAGAAGGTTAAGTGCCCTTGGACCAGGAGGATTGAGTAGAGATAGAGCTGGTTTTGAGGTTCGTGACGTTCATCACTCCCACTATGGTAGGATGTGTCCCATCGAGACCCCTGAA is a genomic window of Anaerobranca gottschalkii DSM 13577 containing:
- the rpmG gene encoding 50S ribosomal protein L33, with product MRVIITMACTECKQRNYTTTKNKKTHPDRIELKKYCRFCKTHTTHKETK
- the rplL gene encoding 50S ribosomal protein L7/L12, producing MSKVQEILESIKGLTVLELAELVKACEEEFGVSAAAPVAVAAAPVAGAAPAAAEEKTEFDVILTSGGDKKVQVIKVVRELTGLGLKEAKDLVDGAPKPLKEKVSKEEAEKIKAQIVEAGGTVEIK
- the rplA gene encoding 50S ribosomal protein L1, which encodes MAKKGKRLLEASKIYDKETLYSTTEALDLVIKMASAKFDETVEAAVRLGVNPKHADQQIRGAVVLPHGTGKSVKVLVFAKGEKAKEAEEAGAEFVGAEDLVNKIQQGWLDFDVAVATPDMMGLVGKLGRILGPKGLMPNPKTGTVTMDVAKAVKDIKAGKIEYRVDKVGIIHAPIGKVSFGVEKLRDNFNALLDALIKAKPASAKGQYLKSIALSSTMGPGVKVNTQKAAMFDKE
- the nusG gene encoding transcription termination/antitermination protein NusG; translation: MEKHWYVVHTYSGYENKVKANLQKRVESMEMQDKIFNVLVPMEEETETKGGKRKTTLKKVFPGYVLVQMIMSDDSWYVVRNTPGVTGFVGSGTKPIPLAESEVRHILKRMGIEEPKVKVEFNVGQQVKVVSGPFEGFIGTIEEINMDKQRVKVLVSIFGRETPVDLEFAQVEKV
- the rplK gene encoding 50S ribosomal protein L11; its protein translation is MAKKVVKLIKLQIAAGKATPAPPVGPALGQAGLNIMAFCKEFNEKTANQAGMIIPVEITVYEDRSFTFVTKTPPAAVLLKKAAGIERASGQPNKVKVATVKRDKVREIAELKMVDLNAASVEAAMRMIEGTARSMGIVIQD
- the rplJ gene encoding 50S ribosomal protein L10 — translated: MGAREEKALVVAELKEKFSSAQAAVITDYRGLDVARVTKLRAKLREAGVEYKVIKNTLAKLAIQDTELSELQEHLQGPTAVAFSYNDPVAAAKIISEFAKDNKELEIKAGVLEGKVIDLAGVKALADLPSREVLIAQVLAGLQAPIAGFVNVMQGNVRNLVYVLEAIRKQKEA
- a CDS encoding EF-Tu/IF-2/RF-3 family GTPase; the encoded protein is EWCGKLWELMDAVDEYIPTPERDTDKPFLMPIEDVFTITGRGTVVTGRVERGVIKVGDEVQIVGFNDEPKKTVCTGVEMFRKMLDQAQAGDNIGALLRGVDRSEVERGQVLCKPGSIKPHKKFTAEVYVLTKEEGGRHSPFFNGYRPQFYFRTTDVTGVIILPEGTEMVMPGDNIKITVELITPIAIEQGLRFAIREGGRTVGAGVVVDIIE
- the secE gene encoding preprotein translocase subunit SecE encodes the protein MGFFAKVQKFFKEVKNELKKVQWPNKKELTSYTILVIGIIVIASLLIFVIDNGFTGILNLIF